A region of Allocoleopsis franciscana PCC 7113 DNA encodes the following proteins:
- a CDS encoding SDR family oxidoreductase, which produces MQLTGKVALITGAGSGIGKATSLLLAKEGAKIAVLGRTEDELQETVAQIQNSGGEAIPVGADISQPDEMQQAVQKIINQWGRLDIVFANAGINGVWAPIEELEPQEWNKTINVNLTGTFLTVKYAVPYLKKQGGSVIITSSVNGTRIFSNTGATAYSCTKAAQVAFTKMVALELAKHRIRVNVICPGAITTNIDENTERRDLEEIQEPVEFPEGKIPLTDGKPGSSEQVAQLVLFLASEASGHITGTEMWIDGGESLLKA; this is translated from the coding sequence ATGCAACTCACAGGGAAAGTCGCATTAATTACAGGTGCCGGTTCCGGTATCGGGAAGGCGACTTCCCTACTGCTGGCAAAAGAAGGGGCGAAAATCGCTGTATTAGGACGAACCGAGGACGAACTTCAAGAAACCGTTGCTCAAATCCAGAATTCTGGCGGTGAAGCCATACCCGTCGGTGCCGATATTTCTCAACCCGATGAGATGCAACAAGCGGTGCAAAAAATAATTAATCAATGGGGGCGTCTCGATATCGTTTTCGCCAATGCTGGGATCAATGGTGTTTGGGCACCGATTGAGGAGTTGGAACCCCAGGAATGGAATAAAACGATTAATGTCAATCTCACCGGCACCTTCTTGACGGTTAAGTATGCCGTGCCTTACCTGAAAAAACAAGGTGGTTCCGTGATTATCACCTCCTCCGTGAATGGCACACGCATCTTTAGCAATACGGGGGCTACCGCCTACTCCTGCACAAAAGCCGCTCAAGTTGCCTTTACCAAGATGGTGGCATTAGAACTTGCCAAGCACCGTATCCGTGTCAATGTGATTTGTCCAGGAGCCATTACCACGAATATTGATGAAAATACGGAGCGACGAGATTTAGAGGAGATTCAGGAACCCGTTGAGTTTCCTGAGGGTAAGATTCCCCTGACAGATGGCAAACCAGGCTCCTCTGAGCAGGTGGCTCAGCTCGTGTTATTTTTGGCATCAGAGGCTTCGGGCCATATTACGGGGACGGAAATGTGGATTGATGGGGGTGAGTCATTGCTGAAAGCGTGA
- a CDS encoding right-handed parallel beta-helix repeat-containing protein produces the protein MDNLILIIGLIGLIVGSIAIWLNKQTNTRNRISHERAKNALLQFETRLDAIDRQLQQERTALPAELTTLPTQIETIQQNYSQLHSQVSELQTHVDTQDGERLQLNSQVAELQNQFLTIQQERSQLSSQLPQLQTDLEATTQEREDLSFQLLELQNQLETLTQEREQLHGQLSQLRQQMDGIQQESVPLHSEFAELQNQFLTIQQERSQLSSQLPQLQTQLEATTQEREDLNFQFLELQNQLETITQEREQLHGQLSQLRQQIDGVQQESVPLHSEFAELQNQWLNVQQERSQLDLQLPQLQQELETSNQVREYLNFQLLELQSQLETLTQEREYLSSQLSQLRQQIHSLTSEPAPLHSEFAELQNQLLNVQQERSQLDLQLPQLQQELETSNQEREYLNFQLLELQSQLETLTQEREYLSSQLSQLRQQIHSLTSEPTPLHSEFAELQNQWLNVQQERSQLDLQLPQLQSQFEQTQQASEYLNFQLPQLQSQLETLTQEREYLHSQLSELRQQIDSVQQERTPLQSEFTEVQNQLLTLQQERTQLHSQLSQLQRQLAQVSQEREQLRSQQSQLQNPLETLTSEPASNQPQPVEVPQPIDISPSDVTVSRNEGWIVSQQGQGDYRTIREAIRNAKEGDRIFIRPGLYQESLIIDKTLEIIGDGELEEIIIESEDSNCLRMQTESALVRGLTLSELGRHYTVDISQGQLILEDCNITANSNYSVVAIGGPTANPVIRRCHIYKGKWNGIWVSNNARGTVEDCNIFENGSSGVGIGQGAKLIIRRCQINQNGGKAIAVYNKGEATVEDCNLTGNAGGAWEIAQGGYVRSTRNVDDES, from the coding sequence ATGGACAATTTAATTTTAATCATAGGCTTGATCGGCTTGATCGTAGGTTCCATCGCAATTTGGTTGAACAAGCAGACAAACACACGTAACCGCATCAGCCATGAGCGTGCCAAAAATGCGTTATTACAGTTTGAAACACGCTTAGATGCCATAGATAGGCAATTACAGCAGGAACGTACTGCACTCCCTGCTGAACTCACAACGCTACCGACTCAAATAGAAACTATCCAACAGAATTACTCCCAGCTTCACTCTCAAGTCTCAGAACTCCAAACCCATGTAGACACCCAAGATGGGGAGCGTCTGCAACTCAATTCCCAAGTAGCAGAACTGCAAAACCAGTTTCTCACGATTCAGCAGGAACGCAGCCAACTGTCCTCTCAACTTCCCCAACTGCAAACTGACTTAGAGGCAACCACTCAAGAACGCGAGGATCTAAGCTTCCAACTATTAGAACTGCAAAACCAACTAGAAACCCTAACTCAGGAACGAGAGCAATTGCATGGGCAACTCTCGCAACTGCGCCAGCAAATGGACGGCATTCAGCAGGAGAGTGTACCCCTACACTCGGAGTTCGCCGAACTACAAAACCAGTTTCTCACGATTCAGCAAGAACGCAGCCAACTGTCCTCTCAACTTCCCCAACTGCAAACTCAGTTAGAGGCAACCACTCAAGAACGCGAGGATCTAAACTTCCAATTCTTAGAACTGCAAAACCAACTGGAAACCATAACTCAGGAACGAGAGCAATTGCATGGGCAACTCTCACAACTGCGCCAGCAAATAGACGGCGTTCAGCAGGAGAGTGTACCCCTACATTCGGAGTTCGCCGAACTGCAAAACCAATGGCTCAATGTCCAACAAGAGCGCAGCCAACTGGACTTACAACTTCCCCAACTGCAACAGGAATTAGAAACGAGCAACCAAGTTCGTGAGTACCTCAATTTCCAACTGTTGGAACTGCAAAGCCAACTGGAAACCCTAACTCAGGAACGTGAATACCTATCCTCCCAATTATCTCAATTGCGTCAGCAAATCCACAGCCTCACTTCAGAACCTGCGCCGCTACACTCTGAGTTCGCCGAACTGCAAAACCAGTTGCTCAATGTTCAACAAGAACGCAGTCAACTCGACTTACAACTTCCCCAATTGCAACAGGAATTAGAAACGAGCAACCAAGAGCGCGAGTATCTCAATTTCCAACTGTTGGAACTGCAAAGCCAACTGGAAACCCTAACTCAGGAGCGTGAATACCTATCCTCTCAACTGTCTCAATTGCGTCAGCAAATCCACAGCCTCACTTCAGAGCCTACACCCTTACACTCGGAGTTCGCCGAACTGCAAAACCAATGGCTCAATGTCCAGCAGGAGCGCAGTCAACTGGACTTGCAACTACCTCAATTACAAAGCCAATTTGAGCAGACTCAGCAAGCGAGTGAGTACCTGAACTTTCAACTGCCCCAACTCCAAAGTCAATTGGAAACCTTGACTCAGGAACGAGAGTATCTGCACTCCCAACTGTCCGAACTGCGCCAGCAAATCGACAGCGTCCAACAAGAACGTACACCACTACAGTCCGAATTCACCGAAGTGCAAAACCAACTGCTCACCCTCCAGCAGGAACGCACTCAACTGCACTCCCAACTTTCTCAGTTGCAACGCCAATTAGCCCAAGTGAGTCAAGAGCGGGAGCAACTGCGCTCTCAACAGTCCCAACTCCAAAACCCCTTAGAAACTCTTACCTCAGAGCCTGCGTCCAACCAGCCTCAGCCCGTTGAAGTGCCACAGCCGATAGACATCTCTCCGTCGGACGTAACCGTTTCCAGGAATGAAGGTTGGATTGTGTCTCAACAGGGTCAGGGAGATTATCGTACCATTCGTGAGGCCATCCGCAATGCTAAAGAGGGCGATCGCATTTTCATCCGTCCAGGGTTATACCAAGAAAGCCTAATTATCGACAAGACCCTAGAAATTATTGGTGATGGGGAACTAGAGGAAATCATTATCGAGAGTGAAGACTCGAATTGCCTACGGATGCAAACCGAATCTGCCTTGGTCCGTGGCTTAACCCTGAGCGAGCTAGGCAGGCACTATACCGTAGATATTTCCCAAGGGCAACTCATCCTCGAAGACTGTAATATTACAGCCAACTCCAACTATAGCGTGGTGGCGATTGGTGGCCCGACAGCGAACCCCGTCATCCGTCGCTGCCACATCTATAAAGGAAAATGGAATGGAATTTGGGTTTCCAATAATGCCAGGGGCACGGTGGAAGACTGCAATATCTTTGAAAATGGCAGTTCTGGGGTAGGGATTGGACAAGGTGCCAAATTAATTATCCGGCGTTGTCAAATTAATCAAAACGGCGGGAAAGCGATCGCTGTGTACAACAAAGGTGAAGCCACCGTTGAAGATTGTAACTTGACAGGAAACGCCGGAGGTGCATGGGAAATTGCCCAAGGCGGTTATGTCCGCAGCACGAGGAATGTGGATGATGAAAGCTAA
- a CDS encoding DUF427 domain-containing protein: MPKAIWNGAVLAESDKCVVVENNQYFPPDAIKKEYFKESNTHTTCPWKGVASYYSIEVDGQVNKDAAWYYPTAKDRAKNIEGYIAFWKGVKVEM, from the coding sequence ATGCCCAAAGCAATCTGGAATGGTGCGGTTCTCGCCGAGAGTGACAAGTGCGTAGTGGTGGAAAACAACCAGTACTTCCCCCCGGACGCCATCAAAAAGGAGTACTTTAAGGAAAGCAATACCCATACCACCTGCCCGTGGAAGGGCGTGGCTAGCTACTACAGCATTGAAGTAGACGGACAGGTTAACAAAGATGCGGCTTGGTACTATCCAACAGCGAAAGACAGGGCAAAGAATATTGAAGGCTATATCGCGTTCTGGAAAGGTGTGAAAGTCGAGATGTAG